The following proteins are encoded in a genomic region of Opitutus sp.:
- a CDS encoding thioredoxin family protein, with amino-acid sequence MRRIFPFFALLALTSLPLFSAEAKWQTNYEVALKQASTEKKPLVIDFTGSDWCGWCIRLDKEVFSQPAFVSYAGQKLVLLKVDFPRKTPLPEAQAAKNKELARNYRVRGYPTIIVLDPAGKQIGQLGYEKGGPKVWLAELEKITLPAPGSKP; translated from the coding sequence ATGCGCCGCATTTTCCCCTTCTTCGCTCTTTTGGCCCTCACTTCGCTTCCTCTGTTCTCCGCCGAAGCCAAGTGGCAAACCAACTACGAAGTCGCCCTCAAGCAGGCCTCAACCGAGAAAAAACCTCTCGTGATCGACTTTACTGGTTCCGATTGGTGCGGTTGGTGTATCCGCCTCGATAAGGAAGTGTTTTCCCAACCCGCCTTCGTGAGCTACGCCGGCCAAAAGCTAGTTTTGCTCAAGGTGGATTTCCCTCGAAAGACTCCGCTTCCAGAAGCGCAGGCAGCCAAAAACAAAGAACTCGCCCGTAATTATCGAGTGCGTGGCTATCCCACGATTATCGTGCTCGATCCCGCCGGTAAACAAATCGGGCAACTCGGGTACGAAAAGGGTGGACCAAAGGTTTGGCTCGCGGAATTGGAAAAAATCACCCTCCCAGCTCCCGGCTCCAAGCCATAA
- a CDS encoding ATP-binding cassette domain-containing protein — protein sequence MFRTQDLTVTTPDGAKTLLAGVAAEFPRVGLHAVVGPSGCGKTTLVKALLGLVPSTGRVEFDGAEVDEPGDLVGRVGFAPQFSIANPKLTVEESLAYALDLLVADDSARNERLDAILTTVGLDAARSTRVENLSGGQLRRLGLGLELVNDPDWLVCDEVTSGLDPRSEDQILEVLRGLATERGKSFICIIHNLSKLRSFDRITVLGQGAMLFQGSYPEFLAHFKIEDPLQLYERLNEKALDLWKAQWVEVKSSADFQSAFTFRGRRSRLEVCATLAPGCWAQTWTLLRRRWQLFWRDRGNLMSVSAITFGFPVLVAIFALGGLPQISAIALDSNAGFLESLQQSIRHQREATQAANLVVGLVLFQVILLGLTGTNNGAREIAGERMVFEKERMNGLRASAYALSKVIFFTGLAGAQGAWMAIFVKSVCRFPGQWWVQITTLALSCVAMTLVSLGISAVARTAERASFSSVFLVGMQLPLSGVVLALPSYLLWICRPFVNAFWAWAGYFNAMTNTRIYDAFRLNNERWLPTAELALVVLALQALAGVGLVVYGCRRLRWGEG from the coding sequence ATGTTTCGCACTCAAGATCTGACGGTCACCACCCCGGACGGGGCTAAAACCCTGCTGGCGGGGGTGGCGGCGGAATTCCCCCGTGTGGGCCTGCACGCGGTGGTTGGGCCATCCGGTTGCGGCAAGACGACGCTCGTCAAGGCGCTGCTCGGATTGGTGCCGAGCACCGGCCGGGTGGAGTTCGACGGGGCGGAGGTGGACGAACCGGGGGATCTGGTGGGGCGGGTGGGATTTGCGCCGCAGTTCAGCATCGCCAACCCCAAGCTCACGGTGGAGGAAAGTTTAGCCTACGCGCTGGATTTGCTGGTCGCGGACGACTCGGCGCGAAACGAGCGCCTCGATGCGATTTTGACGACGGTGGGGCTCGATGCGGCGCGATCCACGCGGGTGGAAAACCTCTCGGGAGGACAATTGCGGCGGCTGGGACTCGGGCTGGAGTTGGTCAACGACCCCGATTGGCTGGTGTGCGACGAAGTCACCTCGGGGCTCGATCCGCGCTCGGAGGATCAAATTTTGGAGGTGCTGCGCGGGCTGGCGACGGAGCGCGGCAAGTCGTTTATCTGCATCATCCATAACCTGTCGAAGCTACGCAGTTTTGACCGGATCACGGTGCTGGGCCAAGGGGCCATGCTGTTTCAAGGGAGTTATCCGGAGTTTTTGGCGCATTTTAAGATCGAAGACCCGCTGCAGCTTTACGAGCGGCTGAACGAAAAGGCATTGGACTTGTGGAAGGCGCAGTGGGTTGAGGTAAAAAGTAGCGCAGACTTCCAGTCTGCTTTCACCTTCCGCGGACGCCGAAGCAGACTGGAAGTCTGCGCTACTCTGGCACCGGGCTGCTGGGCGCAGACGTGGACGCTGTTGCGGCGGCGGTGGCAGCTTTTTTGGCGCGACCGGGGCAATTTGATGTCAGTAAGCGCGATCACCTTTGGGTTTCCGGTGCTCGTCGCGATTTTCGCGTTGGGCGGACTACCGCAAATCAGCGCCATCGCCCTAGACTCAAACGCTGGTTTTTTAGAGTCCCTGCAACAAAGCATCCGGCATCAACGCGAGGCAACCCAGGCGGCCAACCTCGTCGTCGGGTTGGTGTTGTTTCAGGTGATCTTGCTCGGGCTTACCGGCACGAATAACGGGGCCCGTGAAATCGCGGGCGAGCGCATGGTTTTTGAGAAGGAGCGGATGAACGGGCTGCGCGCCTCGGCTTATGCTCTATCCAAGGTGATCTTTTTTACCGGCCTAGCGGGGGCGCAGGGCGCGTGGATGGCGATATTCGTCAAGTCGGTGTGCCGGTTTCCGGGGCAATGGTGGGTGCAGATTACCACGCTGGCGCTGTCGTGCGTGGCGATGACCCTTGTGAGCTTGGGGATATCGGCGGTGGCGAGGACGGCGGAGCGGGCGTCGTTTTCCTCGGTGTTTCTGGTCGGCATGCAACTGCCGCTGTCCGGAGTGGTGCTGGCGCTGCCGAGTTATTTGCTCTGGATCTGCCGCCCCTTCGTGAACGCGTTTTGGGCCTGGGCGGGGTATTTTAACGCGATGACCAACACGCGGATTTATGACGCGTTCCGGCTGAACAATGAACGCTGGTTGCCCACGGCGGAGCTGGCTTTGGTGGTGCTCGCGCTGCAGGCGCTGGCGGGGGTGGGGTTGGTTGTTTACGGCTGCCGCCGACTGCGGTGGGGGGAGGGGTGA